One Siniperca chuatsi isolate FFG_IHB_CAS linkage group LG5, ASM2008510v1, whole genome shotgun sequence DNA window includes the following coding sequences:
- the fzd10 gene encoding frizzled-10, whose translation MRSTVNLSLICVLLVLWSGGGSAISSIDPDWSGEGRCQQINIPQCKDIGYNMTRMPNLMGHDDQKEAAIKLQEFATLIQFGCHSHLKFFLCSLYAPMCTEQVSNPIPACRVMCEQVKLKCSPILEQFNFPWPDSLDCSRLPTKNDPNNLCMEAPNNGSDEPPKVSHTQPPDFRPQRPLSGQDLHLKDSGSKQTCSNPGKFHFVEKSESCAPKCYPKVDVYWSQGDKQFSLVWMAIWSILCFVSSAFTVLTFLIDPQRFKYPERPIIFLSMSYCVYSVGYLIRLFVGADRIACDRDNGVQYIIQEGLESTGCTIVFLILYYFGMASSLWWVILTLTWFLAAGKKWGHEAIEANSSYFHLAAWAIPAVKTIMILVMRKVAGDELTGVCYVGSMDVKALTGFVLIPLSCYLIIGTSFLLSGFVALFHIRKIMKTEGENTDKLEKLMVRIGVFSVLYTVPATCVIACYFYERLNMDYWRILAGEQKCVDSSGPESDECVMKTSIPAVEIFMVKIFMLLVVGITSGMWIWTSKTLQSWQNVFSRKLKKRTRRKAASVFTSSRPYIKPHPSLKGHSTKYEPTRPPPACV comes from the coding sequence ATGCGTTCAACTGTAAACCTGAGCCTCATCTGTGTGCTACTGGTCCTGTGGAGTGGTGGGGGTTCAGCCATTAGCTCAATAGACCCTGACTGGTCAGGAGAGGGGAGATGTCAACAGATCAACATCCCCCAGTGCAAAGACATTGGCTACAACATGACTCGCATGCCAAATCTTATGGGCCATGATGACCAAAAAGAGGCAGCAATAAAGCTGCAGGAGTTTGCAACGCTGATACAGTTTGGATGCCACAGTCATCTTAAATTTTTCCTGTGTTCACTGTATGCTCCCATGTGCACAGAACAGGTCTCCAACCCCATCCCAGCGTGTAGAGTTATGTGTGAGCAGGTCAAGCTGAAATGCTCACCTATCTTGGAACAGTTTAACTTCCCCTGGCCTGACTCCCTGGACTGCTCCCGGCTGCCGACCAAAAACGACCCAAACAACCTCTGCATGGAGGCGCCCAACAACGGCTCAGATGAGCCTCCCAAAGTCTCCCACACCCAGCCTCCAGATTTCAGGCCACAGCGGCCTCTGAGCGGACAGGACCTGCACCTTAAGGACAGCGGCAGCAAGCAGACGTGCAGCAATCCGGGCAAGTTCCACTTTGTAGAGAAAAGTGAGTCATGTGCCCCCAAATGTTACCCCAAAGTGGATGTATACTGGAGTCAGGGAGACAAGCAGTTCTCTCTGGTGTGGATGGCCATCTGGTCCATCCTCTGCTTTGTCTCCAGCGCCTTCACTGTGCTCACTTTCCTCATAGACCCACAGCGGTTCAAATACCCCGAGAGGCCGATCATCTTCCTCTCTATGTCCTACTGTGTTTACTCTGTGGGCTACCTCATCCGACTTTTTGTGGGAGCTGACAGAATAGCCTGTGACAGAGACAATGGGGTCCAGTATATTATCCAGGAGGGTCTGGAGAGCACCGGCTGCACTATTGTGTTTCTCATCCTGTATTATTTTGGCATGGCCAGCTCCCTCTGGTGGGTTATCCTGACCCTCACATGGTTCCTGGCTGCAGGGAAGAAGTGGGGTCATGAGGCCATCGAGGCCAACAGCAGCTACTTCCACTTGGCAGCGTGGGCCATCCCGGCCGTAAAGACCATCATGATCCTGGTGATGAGGAAGGTGGCGGGGGATGAGCTGACGGGCGTCTGCTACGTGGGCAGCATGGATGTCAAAGCTCTCACAGGCTTTGTGCTTATTCCTCTCTCCTGCTACCTTATTATTGGCACTTCATTCCTGCTGTCTGGCTTCGTGGCCCTCTTCCACATTCGTAAGATAATGAAAACGGAGGGAGAGAACACGGACAAGCTTGAGAAGTTGATGGTTCGCATCGGGGTCTTCTCCGTCCTCTACACTGTCCCGGCCACCTGCGTCATTGCCTGCTACTTCTACGAGAGGCTCAACATGGACTACTGGCGCATCCTGGCAGGGGAGCAGAAGTGTGTGGACAGCAGTGGGCCGGAGTCAGACGAGTGTGTCATGAAGACTTCCATCCCCGCCGTTGAGATCTTCATGGTGAAGATCTTCATGCTGTTGGTGGTGGGCATCACTAGCGGCATGTGGATCTGGACCTCAAAGACACTGCAGTCGTGGCAGAATGTGTTCAGCAGGAAGCTAaagaagaggacgaggaggaaggCTGCCAGTGTGTTCACCAGCAGCAGGCCTTACATCAAACCTCACCCATCTCTCAAAGGGCACAGTACTAAGTATGAGCCTACACGGCCCCCTCCAGCATGTGTATGA